One window from the genome of Bradyrhizobium xenonodulans encodes:
- the speD gene encoding adenosylmethionine decarboxylase, with product MIIDNEEEVPPALSTGATHMLIELWGAKNLDDPDLAEDAIRKAIHAASATLLHLHVHKFCPGNGVSAIALLAESHMTLHTWPERSYAAVDVFVCGDSNPASAVPVLVEAFQPERSDVRSFRRGVSIKPTS from the coding sequence ATGATTATTGATAACGAAGAGGAAGTACCACCGGCTCTTTCAACCGGTGCGACGCATATGCTCATCGAGCTATGGGGAGCGAAAAACCTCGACGATCCGGACCTTGCGGAAGACGCCATCCGAAAAGCCATCCATGCGGCGAGTGCGACATTACTCCACCTCCATGTTCATAAGTTTTGTCCGGGCAACGGCGTCTCGGCAATAGCGTTGTTGGCTGAATCGCACATGACCTTACATACTTGGCCTGAGAGGTCCTACGCGGCCGTTGATGTTTTCGTATGTGGCGACAGCAATCCTGCGAGCGCCGTGCCAGTACTAGTTGAGGCCTTTCAGCCTGAACGGTCGGACGTTCGCAGCTTCCGGAGAGGTGTGTCAATCAAGCCAACCAGTTGA
- a CDS encoding multidrug efflux RND transporter permease subunit, whose product MTFTDIFIKRPVLSVVVSLLILLIGLRAAMVLPIRQYPKLSNTVINITTVYPGASADLVQGFITTPIEQAVASAEGVDYVTSSSVLGTSTIQVYIKLNFDPNQGLTEVLAKVNSVKYLIPKESNDPVVTKTTGQTTAVMYLGFSSEELSGSAISDYLTRVVQPVLSTVDGVASADILGGQTFAMRLWLDPMKMAGHNVSPADVAAAITANNFQSAAGQTKGYLILSNITTNTGLTDVNEFRKLIVKAKDGGFVRMEDIATAELAAQSTDASVAFNGEHAIFIGVNATPQGNPLTLVNGVRALFPELERNLPPSMKMKVAYDSTKFIQSSIDEVEKTLGEAIIIVIVVIFLFLGSFRSVIIPVVTIPLSMIGVCTLMLALGFSFNLLTLLAMVLAIGLVVDDAIVVVENIHRHLEEGKTPVQASLQGAREIIGPVVSMTITLAAVYAPIGFLGGLTGSLFREFAFTLAGSVIVSGVIALTLSPMMCSGLLKNTEEGRFAKLVNKVFGAVTRWYGRRLDRSLDYKAITGLVAVTILGLVGFLYMHTSKELAPEEDQGIVFAVIKAPKYANIDYLDFYGDKLDKKLQGFPETDLRFALNGINGPQSGIAGMLLKPWDERKRSSIQLVPLVQAELSKIEGVQAFAFNLPPLPGGPGGLPVQMVINSTAGFQAVYEQMEKLKGAARKSGMFIVTDSDLAFNQPTVKVNVDRAKAQDLGINMQNIGSALAILGGGNYINRFNLEGRSYQVIPQVPRSQRLSPEALGNYYVATSTGQQVPLSTVVSIETSTAPNSLTHYNQLDSATFSAVPMPGVTVGQAVDFLEGEAKKLPQGFSHDYLADSRQYVQEGNQLAVTFSFALIIIFLVLAAQFESLRDPLVIMISVPMAIVGALIPLFFGAATMNIYTQVGLLTLVGLITKHGILMVEFANELQLNERLDRRSAIEMAARIRLRPILMTTAAMVTGLIPLLTATGAGAASRFSIGLVVVAGMSIGTLFTLFVLPAVYVVLAADHRPPGQIRAEQAARRAESRLEGDAADLRALD is encoded by the coding sequence ATGACCTTTACCGATATCTTCATCAAACGCCCGGTCCTGTCGGTCGTCGTCAGTCTGCTGATCCTGCTGATCGGCCTGCGCGCGGCGATGGTACTGCCGATCCGGCAGTATCCGAAACTGTCGAACACGGTCATCAATATCACGACCGTCTATCCCGGTGCGTCTGCAGACCTGGTCCAGGGCTTCATCACGACGCCCATCGAGCAGGCGGTCGCTTCCGCCGAGGGCGTCGACTACGTTACCTCGTCCTCGGTGCTCGGCACGTCGACGATCCAGGTCTACATCAAGCTGAACTTTGACCCGAACCAGGGGCTCACCGAGGTGCTCGCCAAGGTGAATTCGGTCAAATATCTGATCCCGAAGGAATCCAACGATCCGGTCGTCACCAAGACCACCGGCCAGACCACGGCCGTGATGTATCTGGGCTTCTCCTCTGAGGAGCTGTCGGGCTCGGCAATCTCGGACTATTTGACGCGCGTCGTGCAGCCGGTGCTGTCGACCGTCGATGGCGTGGCGTCCGCCGATATCCTGGGCGGCCAGACCTTTGCGATGCGGTTGTGGCTTGACCCGATGAAGATGGCCGGCCACAACGTGTCCCCGGCTGATGTCGCGGCCGCGATCACCGCCAACAACTTCCAGTCTGCGGCCGGCCAGACCAAGGGATACCTCATCCTCTCGAACATCACGACGAACACAGGCCTGACCGACGTCAACGAGTTCAGGAAGTTGATCGTCAAGGCCAAGGACGGCGGCTTCGTGCGGATGGAGGACATCGCCACCGCCGAGCTTGCAGCCCAGAGCACGGATGCGAGCGTAGCCTTTAACGGCGAGCACGCGATCTTCATCGGCGTGAACGCAACGCCGCAGGGCAACCCGCTGACTCTTGTGAACGGTGTGCGTGCGCTGTTCCCCGAGCTCGAGCGCAATCTGCCACCGTCGATGAAGATGAAGGTCGCCTACGACTCGACCAAGTTCATTCAGTCCTCGATCGATGAGGTCGAGAAGACGCTGGGCGAAGCCATCATCATCGTCATCGTGGTGATCTTCCTGTTCCTGGGCTCGTTCCGCTCGGTGATCATCCCGGTCGTCACCATCCCGCTGTCGATGATCGGCGTCTGTACCCTGATGCTGGCGCTCGGCTTCAGCTTCAACCTGCTGACGCTGCTCGCGATGGTGCTGGCGATCGGCCTCGTGGTCGACGACGCCATCGTGGTGGTGGAGAACATCCACCGCCATCTGGAGGAGGGCAAGACACCGGTGCAAGCGTCGCTGCAAGGCGCGCGCGAAATCATCGGTCCGGTCGTCTCGATGACCATCACGCTAGCCGCCGTGTATGCGCCGATCGGCTTCCTCGGCGGTCTCACCGGTTCGCTGTTTCGCGAATTCGCCTTCACGCTGGCAGGCTCGGTGATCGTGTCCGGCGTCATCGCGCTGACGCTGTCGCCGATGATGTGCTCGGGGCTGCTGAAAAACACGGAGGAGGGCCGGTTTGCAAAACTGGTCAACAAGGTGTTCGGCGCCGTCACGCGCTGGTATGGCCGCAGGCTCGACCGCTCGCTCGACTATAAGGCCATTACCGGGCTGGTCGCGGTGACGATCCTTGGGCTCGTCGGGTTCCTCTACATGCACACCTCGAAAGAGCTCGCGCCCGAGGAAGACCAAGGTATCGTGTTCGCGGTGATCAAGGCGCCGAAATATGCCAACATCGACTATCTCGATTTCTATGGCGACAAGCTCGACAAGAAATTGCAAGGCTTTCCTGAGACCGATCTGCGCTTCGCGCTGAACGGCATCAACGGTCCCCAGAGCGGTATCGCCGGCATGTTGCTGAAGCCGTGGGATGAACGGAAGCGCTCTTCGATCCAGTTGGTTCCGCTGGTTCAGGCCGAGCTCAGCAAGATCGAGGGCGTCCAGGCGTTCGCCTTCAACCTGCCGCCGCTGCCCGGTGGACCCGGCGGCCTGCCGGTGCAGATGGTGATCAATTCGACCGCGGGCTTCCAGGCCGTCTATGAGCAGATGGAGAAGCTGAAGGGCGCCGCGCGCAAGAGCGGCATGTTCATCGTCACCGATAGCGATCTCGCCTTCAACCAGCCGACCGTGAAGGTGAACGTCGACCGCGCCAAGGCCCAGGATCTCGGCATCAACATGCAGAACATCGGCAGCGCGCTCGCGATCCTGGGCGGCGGCAATTACATCAATCGCTTCAACCTGGAGGGCCGTTCCTATCAGGTGATCCCACAGGTACCACGCAGCCAGCGGCTCTCGCCGGAAGCGCTCGGCAATTACTACGTGGCGACCAGCACCGGCCAACAAGTGCCGCTATCGACGGTGGTGTCGATCGAAACGTCGACCGCTCCGAATTCATTGACCCACTACAACCAGCTTGACTCGGCGACCTTCTCGGCCGTGCCGATGCCCGGCGTAACCGTCGGCCAGGCCGTCGACTTCCTTGAAGGTGAAGCCAAGAAGCTGCCGCAGGGCTTCAGCCACGACTACCTTGCCGACTCCCGGCAATACGTGCAGGAAGGCAACCAGCTCGCCGTCACCTTCAGCTTCGCGCTGATCATCATCTTCCTGGTGCTGGCGGCACAGTTCGAGAGCCTGCGCGACCCGTTGGTCATCATGATCTCGGTGCCGATGGCGATTGTCGGTGCGTTGATCCCGCTGTTCTTCGGCGCAGCAACCATGAACATCTACACGCAGGTGGGTCTGTTGACCCTGGTCGGCCTGATCACCAAGCACGGCATCCTGATGGTGGAGTTCGCCAACGAGCTCCAGCTCAACGAACGGCTTGACCGCCGCTCGGCGATCGAGATGGCGGCTCGCATCCGACTGCGGCCGATCCTGATGACGACGGCCGCGATGGTCACCGGCCTGATCCCGCTTCTGACCGCGACCGGCGCCGGGGCGGCCAGCCGCTTCTCGATCGGGCTCGTGGTTGTCGCTGGCATGTCGATCGGCACGCTGTTCACCCTGTTCGTGCTGCCGGCGGTCTATGTGGTGCTCGCGGCCGACCACCGTCCCCCAGGCCAGATCCGTGCGGAACAAGCAGCTCGAAGAGCTGAGTCTCGGCTCGAAGGCGATGCGGCTGACCTGAGGGCGCTCGATTGA
- a CDS encoding efflux RND transporter periplasmic adaptor subunit, with amino-acid sequence MNIAAEHEISGEPIDKAPKRAVRPVLWFIIVGVLLGALVGGLVWFNYFRGQMIKQFFANNKPPPTSVSAAEAKSEVVPNLLTAVGSLVAVHQVDVSADVNGRVTEIKFEPGAHVEAGMPLVQLFDAPDQGDLANYKAQATVAQLSLDRAKQLASRQFGPQATVDSAQAAYDQALAGIAKTEALISQKLVRAPFSGDLGVRKVEVGQYLTAGTAIVSLTDLSELWANFTVTEKDSGNLKVGQSVRLKVDAYPARTFDAKITTIEPQIATDTRNIRVQATVANPEKILKPGMFVTTTVVLPDKPAVVSVPETAVDYTLYGDSVFLITEKKEEDGKTGLSAVLTFVQTGNRVDGRAEIVKGLKPGDKVVAVGQLKLQSGSAVSISTDPAPQIQAKPPRH; translated from the coding sequence ATGAACATCGCGGCTGAACACGAGATTTCGGGCGAACCCATTGATAAAGCGCCCAAGCGCGCGGTCCGGCCGGTGCTCTGGTTCATCATCGTCGGCGTGCTGCTGGGCGCGCTGGTCGGTGGCCTCGTCTGGTTCAATTACTTTCGTGGCCAGATGATCAAGCAGTTCTTCGCCAACAACAAGCCGCCGCCGACCTCGGTCAGCGCAGCCGAAGCGAAGTCGGAGGTGGTGCCGAACCTGCTGACCGCGGTCGGCAGCCTCGTTGCCGTACACCAGGTCGACGTCAGCGCCGACGTCAACGGCCGCGTCACCGAGATCAAGTTCGAACCGGGCGCTCATGTCGAGGCCGGCATGCCGCTTGTGCAGCTGTTCGACGCGCCGGATCAGGGCGATCTTGCCAACTACAAGGCGCAGGCGACCGTTGCGCAGCTTTCGCTCGATCGCGCCAAGCAACTGGCTTCGCGCCAGTTCGGTCCGCAAGCGACCGTCGATTCCGCGCAGGCCGCTTACGACCAGGCGTTGGCCGGCATCGCCAAGACCGAAGCGCTGATCTCGCAGAAGCTGGTGCGCGCGCCGTTCTCGGGCGATCTCGGCGTCCGCAAGGTCGAGGTCGGACAGTATCTCACGGCAGGCACCGCGATCGTCTCGCTGACCGATCTGTCGGAGCTGTGGGCGAACTTCACGGTGACGGAAAAGGATTCGGGCAACCTCAAGGTCGGCCAGTCAGTCCGGCTGAAGGTCGACGCCTATCCGGCCCGCACCTTCGACGCAAAGATCACCACGATCGAGCCGCAGATCGCGACCGACACCCGTAACATCCGGGTGCAGGCGACGGTCGCGAATCCGGAGAAGATCCTGAAGCCCGGCATGTTCGTGACCACCACGGTGGTGTTGCCGGACAAGCCGGCGGTGGTCTCCGTTCCGGAGACAGCCGTCGACTACACGCTCTACGGCGACTCGGTGTTCCTGATCACCGAGAAGAAGGAAGAGGACGGCAAGACCGGCCTGAGCGCGGTGCTCACCTTCGTGCAGACCGGCAACCGGGTCGATGGTCGCGCTGAAATCGTCAAAGGCCTGAAGCCGGGCGACAAGGTTGTCGCCGTCGGCCAGCTCAAGCTGCAATCGGGCTCGGCCGTGTCGATTTCGACCGACCCGGCCCCGCAGATCCAGGCGAAGCCGCCGCGCCACTGA
- the glmS gene encoding glutamine--fructose-6-phosphate transaminase (isomerizing), whose amino-acid sequence MCGIVGILGRAPVAERLVEALTRLEYRGYDSAGVATLDGNHLERRRAEGKLKNLETSLRRNPLSGYTGIGHTRWATHGKPTEYNAHPHTTDNVAVVHNGIIENFCELRAELEQNGARFVSDTDTEVVAHLVESYLKNCYSPQKAVQEALPRLSGTFALVFLFKGHCDLMIAARKGSPLAIGYGNDEVYIGSDAIALAPFTDAITYLEDGDWAVFTRKIGVIYDSKGAVAHRETLKLGVSSFLVDKANYRHFMAKEIHEQPEVVGQTLARYIDTACQRVALPVKLPFDFREVRRITITACGTASYAGSVAKYWFERFARVPVEVDVASEFRYRESTLQRGDLAIFVSQSGETADTLAALRYAKAEGAHTLAVVNVPTSTIARESETVLPTLAGPEIGVASTKAFTCQLIVLAVLGVAAAKARGELSEDEEIDLVRGLVEIPRLMSAALTTEPQIERLASDIAKARDVIYLGRGTSFPIALEGALKLKEISYIHAEGYAAGELKHGPIALIDETVPVVVIAPRDRLFEKTVSNMQEVAARGGNIVLMTDAKGAEEATLDTFATIVLPDMPAAFTPMVYAIPVQLLAYHTAIVMGTDVDQPRNLAKSVTVE is encoded by the coding sequence ATGTGTGGGATTGTAGGCATTTTGGGGCGCGCACCTGTTGCGGAGCGGCTAGTCGAAGCGCTCACTCGGCTGGAATATCGCGGCTACGATTCAGCGGGAGTCGCAACGCTCGACGGCAATCATCTTGAGCGCCGACGAGCCGAGGGCAAGCTGAAAAATCTTGAGACCAGCCTACGTCGCAATCCGCTGTCGGGTTACACTGGTATTGGTCATACCCGCTGGGCCACTCATGGCAAGCCTACGGAGTACAACGCGCATCCGCATACGACGGACAATGTTGCGGTCGTCCATAACGGAATCATCGAGAATTTTTGTGAGTTGCGCGCTGAACTTGAGCAGAATGGCGCCAGATTTGTTTCCGACACTGACACCGAGGTGGTGGCGCATCTGGTCGAATCCTATCTGAAGAATTGCTACTCGCCCCAAAAAGCAGTGCAAGAAGCCTTACCGCGACTGAGCGGTACGTTTGCCCTGGTATTCCTGTTCAAGGGGCATTGCGATCTCATGATCGCCGCCCGGAAGGGATCCCCGCTCGCGATCGGCTATGGCAATGACGAGGTGTATATCGGTTCGGATGCCATTGCGCTCGCCCCGTTCACCGACGCCATCACCTATCTTGAAGATGGGGACTGGGCCGTGTTTACCCGCAAGATCGGCGTCATCTACGATTCCAAAGGCGCAGTCGCGCACCGCGAGACGCTGAAATTGGGTGTGTCGTCGTTCCTGGTTGACAAGGCGAATTATAGACACTTTATGGCCAAGGAGATCCATGAGCAGCCGGAGGTGGTCGGACAGACGCTGGCGCGCTATATCGACACGGCCTGCCAACGTGTTGCGCTGCCGGTCAAGCTGCCGTTCGACTTCAGAGAAGTCCGGCGCATCACGATCACTGCTTGCGGCACAGCGAGCTATGCGGGCAGCGTCGCAAAATACTGGTTCGAGCGCTTTGCGCGCGTGCCGGTTGAAGTCGATGTCGCGTCCGAGTTCCGCTACCGCGAATCGACTTTGCAAAGAGGTGATCTCGCGATCTTTGTTTCGCAGTCAGGCGAGACGGCGGATACGCTTGCCGCGCTCCGCTATGCCAAGGCGGAAGGGGCACACACGCTCGCCGTCGTCAACGTACCAACATCGACGATTGCTCGCGAGAGCGAAACCGTGCTGCCGACGCTGGCCGGCCCCGAGATCGGCGTTGCCTCGACCAAAGCCTTTACCTGCCAACTGATAGTGCTAGCCGTGCTTGGAGTCGCGGCCGCCAAGGCGCGCGGCGAACTGTCCGAGGATGAGGAGATCGACTTGGTGCGTGGCTTGGTTGAAATTCCTCGCCTGATGTCGGCAGCGCTCACCACCGAGCCGCAGATCGAGAGGCTTGCGAGCGACATCGCGAAAGCGCGCGACGTCATCTACCTTGGTCGCGGTACGAGCTTCCCGATCGCGCTAGAGGGCGCACTGAAGCTGAAGGAAATCTCCTACATCCATGCAGAGGGGTATGCTGCGGGCGAGCTCAAGCACGGGCCGATTGCGCTGATCGACGAGACTGTGCCAGTCGTGGTGATCGCACCGCGTGATCGTCTATTCGAGAAGACGGTCTCGAACATGCAGGAGGTGGCAGCGCGCGGCGGCAACATTGTCCTCATGACCGATGCCAAGGGCGCTGAAGAGGCGACACTGGATACGTTCGCCACCATCGTGCTGCCGGACATGCCGGCCGCCTTCACGCCGATGGTCTACGCGATCCCCGTGCAACTGCTCGCCTACCACACGGCCATCGTGATGGGCACTGATGTCGACCAGCCGCGGAATCTCGCCAAATCCGTGACCGTCGAATAG
- a CDS encoding acyl-CoA dehydrogenase family protein, with amino-acid sequence MSGVGVERTQQIANRVERFVRDVVVPFERDPRRDHHDRPKDELVTELRELARAAGVLTLHILPTGRTSQAETAIVLAKTGLSPLGPLACNTAAPDEGNMYLLGKIGSPEIKERFLKPLVEGRARSAFFMTEPAEEGEAGSDPSMMTTTCRLDGNQWVVNGRKAFITGARGAKVGIVMAKAEEGACMFLVDLPDPAITIDHVPNTIDSSMPGGHAVITIRNLRIPADQMLGLPGEGFKYAQIRLSPARLSHCMRWLGACIRANEIATSYANRRQAFGKTLVDHEGVGFMLTDNLIDLKQAELMISWCASVLDAGSLGTNESSMAKVAVSEALMRVADRCVQVIGGTGVTNETIVEQVFREVRAFRIYDGPTEVHKWSSARGLGAVAQDRCGVHRVAFPSHALLRHGSGFHRSRTSDKSSAYRSC; translated from the coding sequence ATGAGCGGGGTTGGCGTGGAGCGTACTCAACAGATTGCCAATCGCGTTGAGCGCTTCGTTCGGGACGTCGTGGTCCCGTTCGAGCGCGATCCCCGCCGTGATCATCATGACCGTCCCAAGGACGAATTGGTCACCGAGTTGCGTGAATTGGCGCGGGCGGCGGGCGTATTGACGCTACACATCCTGCCGACGGGTCGCACCTCGCAGGCGGAAACCGCAATCGTCCTGGCCAAGACAGGCCTATCGCCACTTGGCCCCCTCGCATGCAATACGGCGGCTCCCGACGAAGGCAATATGTACCTTCTGGGCAAAATTGGCTCGCCGGAGATCAAGGAGCGCTTTCTAAAACCGCTCGTCGAGGGGCGCGCTCGGTCCGCCTTCTTCATGACCGAACCGGCCGAAGAAGGGGAAGCTGGCTCCGACCCATCGATGATGACCACGACTTGTCGTCTGGACGGCAATCAGTGGGTTGTGAATGGACGCAAGGCGTTCATCACAGGTGCTCGCGGAGCCAAGGTCGGCATCGTGATGGCAAAGGCCGAGGAGGGCGCCTGCATGTTCCTGGTCGATTTGCCTGATCCAGCAATCACGATCGATCATGTGCCCAACACGATCGACAGTTCCATGCCGGGCGGTCATGCGGTCATAACCATCCGCAATTTGCGCATTCCGGCCGATCAAATGCTCGGGCTGCCGGGTGAGGGATTCAAATACGCGCAGATCCGCCTTTCGCCGGCCAGGTTGTCGCATTGCATGCGCTGGCTAGGCGCTTGCATCCGCGCCAACGAGATCGCGACCAGCTATGCCAACCGCCGGCAGGCGTTCGGCAAGACGCTCGTCGACCACGAGGGAGTTGGCTTCATGCTTACCGACAACCTGATCGACCTCAAACAAGCCGAGTTGATGATCTCCTGGTGTGCGAGCGTCCTGGACGCGGGATCGCTCGGAACAAATGAGAGCTCGATGGCGAAGGTCGCCGTAAGTGAGGCGCTCATGCGGGTCGCGGATCGCTGCGTCCAGGTCATTGGCGGGACGGGTGTGACCAACGAAACCATCGTCGAACAGGTATTCCGCGAGGTTCGCGCATTTCGCATCTACGACGGTCCGACCGAGGTGCATAAATGGTCGTCAGCAAGAGGCTTGGGCGCTGTGGCACAAGACCGTTGCGGAGTTCATCGGGTTGCCTTCCCATCTCATGCTCTTTTGCGGCATGGCTCTGGGTTCCATAGATCGAGAACATCCGATAAATCGTCTGCGTACAGATCGTGCTGA
- a CDS encoding acyl-CoA dehydrogenase family protein codes for MILTETQAAIRDEVRKFAQARVAPFARDYEQAKEYPARLFEELASLGLMGMTAPEAAGGAGADYVSYALSLVEVAPADGALSTILSIQNSLVVSGLLKDGTPEQQARFLPSLISGRMIGAFALTEAGAGSDASALRTRAVRVGHGYNLNGAKQFISPGRTAGLAIVFAVTDPAAGKRGISAFLVRTDSPGYSVERIERKRGQAASDTCAIRFDNVFVEDAMRLGPEGAGYSIALSNLEAGRIGIAAQCVGMARAALDAAVKYAGERTSFGSPIIAHQAVGFRLADLAARLEAAHQLVLHAAAMKDAALLCLKEASMAKLVASETAEAVVSGSLQTFGGYGYLEDFAIAKIYRDVRVCQIYEGTSDIQRMVIARDLRGPQRATNNEVH; via the coding sequence GTGATCCTGACTGAAACGCAAGCCGCTATTCGCGACGAAGTGCGCAAGTTCGCGCAGGCGCGCGTTGCGCCTTTCGCTCGCGACTACGAACAAGCCAAGGAATACCCCGCGCGGTTGTTTGAGGAGCTCGCGAGCCTTGGACTTATGGGAATGACAGCGCCCGAAGCGGCCGGAGGAGCCGGCGCCGACTACGTATCCTATGCACTCTCGCTTGTTGAAGTCGCCCCGGCCGACGGTGCGCTATCTACCATTTTGAGCATTCAAAACAGTCTGGTCGTTTCAGGCTTACTCAAGGACGGCACGCCGGAGCAGCAAGCAAGATTTCTGCCCTCGCTCATCTCTGGCCGAATGATTGGCGCATTCGCACTGACCGAGGCGGGAGCGGGTTCGGATGCCTCCGCATTGAGGACCCGGGCTGTTCGCGTGGGACACGGTTACAATCTAAACGGAGCGAAGCAGTTTATCTCGCCGGGGCGAACTGCCGGCCTTGCGATCGTGTTCGCCGTAACCGATCCTGCTGCAGGCAAGCGCGGCATCTCGGCTTTTCTGGTCCGCACCGACAGTCCTGGCTACAGCGTCGAGAGAATCGAACGCAAGCGGGGGCAGGCCGCATCCGACACCTGTGCCATTCGGTTCGACAACGTTTTCGTCGAAGATGCAATGCGGCTCGGTCCGGAAGGTGCCGGCTACTCCATCGCGCTCTCCAATCTTGAGGCCGGCCGCATCGGCATTGCGGCGCAATGCGTGGGAATGGCACGCGCCGCTCTCGACGCGGCGGTAAAGTACGCTGGCGAGCGAACGAGTTTCGGGTCGCCAATCATCGCGCATCAGGCCGTCGGGTTTCGTCTTGCGGATCTCGCCGCAAGACTGGAGGCCGCTCATCAGCTCGTGTTGCATGCCGCCGCGATGAAGGATGCAGCTCTTCTATGCCTCAAGGAAGCGTCTATGGCGAAGCTCGTCGCCTCCGAAACGGCCGAGGCGGTGGTTTCGGGTTCGCTGCAGACCTTCGGCGGCTACGGCTATCTGGAAGATTTTGCCATCGCGAAGATCTATCGAGATGTGCGCGTCTGTCAGATCTACGAAGGCACATCGGATATCCAGCGAATGGTCATTGCGCGAGACCTCCGAGGGCCGCAGCGCGCGACTAACAACGAAGTGCACTGA
- a CDS encoding TetR/AcrR family transcriptional regulator: MLETDSALEPLAPATAKGAAMRQRLLNASARVFARKGYEATRVQDIVKIARTSYGNFYRHFRNKDEILLAVLQPLVDEIFVASKRRSGRSLKATEAEFVENTIAYLKIYARHRKLLRVMREAAARGEKATFLSLYVTERSRFVRRTATWLTRLQGLGELSRELDPEMAAEVLGATMEQVAYMKFDLASEDPSDAEIEHIGSHCAKVWYRGVFGAAKDDPAAPN; this comes from the coding sequence ATGCTGGAGACCGATTCTGCGTTGGAGCCGTTGGCCCCTGCCACCGCGAAGGGGGCAGCGATGCGTCAGCGCCTGCTGAACGCCTCCGCACGCGTATTCGCGCGCAAAGGATACGAGGCCACCCGGGTCCAGGACATCGTCAAGATCGCTCGAACGTCTTACGGCAACTTCTACCGGCACTTTCGAAATAAGGACGAGATTCTGCTCGCCGTGTTGCAACCATTGGTCGACGAGATCTTCGTCGCGAGTAAGCGAAGGTCGGGCCGATCATTGAAGGCAACCGAAGCCGAGTTCGTTGAGAATACGATCGCTTATCTCAAGATCTATGCCCGACATCGCAAGCTGTTGCGCGTCATGCGCGAGGCGGCGGCTCGCGGAGAGAAAGCAACATTCCTTTCTCTCTATGTCACGGAACGTAGCCGCTTCGTAAGGCGCACCGCGACTTGGCTGACTCGCCTTCAGGGATTGGGCGAACTAAGCCGTGAACTCGATCCTGAAATGGCTGCTGAAGTGCTCGGCGCCACGATGGAGCAGGTTGCCTATATGAAATTTGATCTCGCGTCGGAAGATCCAAGCGACGCGGAGATTGAGCACATAGGGTCACACTGCGCAAAGGTCTGGTATCGAGGCGTGTTTGGTGCCGCCAAAGACGATCCTGCGGCTCCCAACTAG
- a CDS encoding AMP-binding protein: MYPGTHALTNPGRPALIMTATGEIVTYAELEDRSRRAANWLFDAGLRPGDVVGLLSDNSSWIFDIYWATQRSGLYLMPINYRLSPSEVEASS; the protein is encoded by the coding sequence ATGTATCCGGGCACCCACGCACTAACAAATCCGGGCCGCCCTGCCCTCATCATGACGGCAACCGGTGAGATCGTGACATACGCCGAATTGGAGGATCGGTCTCGACGGGCTGCAAACTGGCTCTTCGACGCCGGCTTGCGGCCCGGCGACGTTGTGGGCCTACTCTCTGACAACAGCTCTTGGATCTTCGATATCTACTGGGCCACTCAGCGCTCCGGCCTGTATCTGATGCCTATCAATTATCGGCTGAGCCCCAGTGAAGTCGAGGCAAGCTCATGA